The DNA sequence AGAACCTCCAGAATTGATTGGAGGGGACATATCTGTAACAGATGCAGACCCAGATATTGTCAAAAACACTGTCAAGGCAATTAGAGACATTTCTCCAAAAGTTAAAGTATTATGCGGAGCCGGTGTAAAAAACGGAAAGGATGTTAAAAAAGCTATTGAGCTAGGTGCAGAAGGTGTCCTCTTAGCTTCGGGAGTTACCAAAGCAAAAAATCCTCTTGAAGTTCTAGAAGATCTTGCTAAAGGTGCCATAAAATAATTATTATATAATATTAGGGGGATTTAACGCGAAAAAAAATAACATTGGGAAACGGTTTTCAGAGATTATGCGGTATTCCCACCTATATATGAAAGAAGAACTAAAAGATACGGAGATAGGTAGGGGGCCGTTCCATTTTTTGATGTGTATCTATGAAAATCAAGGTATATGTCAGGAAGATCTGTCTAAAGAGTTAAGACTAGATAAAACAACTACTACCCGAACTCTTCAAAAACTATTAAAAGGCGGATATATTTCAAAAGAAAAAAATGTTGAAGATAAAAGAATGTATCGTGTTTATACTACTTTGAAAGGAAAAGAATTAATACATAATCGCAAAACTATTTTTTCATCATTGGACAAAATTATGCTTGATGGTCTAACTAACGAAGAAAAAGAAATACTTGAAAAGCTTCTAACAAGAATAGCGCAGAATCTTATCAAAGAAGTTAAAGGCGACAAGTAATGAAAACTAAAAACTCTTGAAGT is a window from the Methanofastidiosum sp. genome containing:
- a CDS encoding MarR family transcriptional regulator — its product is MKEELKDTEIGRGPFHFLMCIYENQGICQEDLSKELRLDKTTTTRTLQKLLKGGYISKEKNVEDKRMYRVYTTLKGKELIHNRKTIFSSLDKIMLDGLTNEEKEILEKLLTRIAQNLIKEVKGDK